A window of Conger conger chromosome 13, fConCon1.1, whole genome shotgun sequence contains these coding sequences:
- the LOC133107497 gene encoding extracellular calcium-sensing receptor-like gives MTTPLVVMWSLFYHLSAVTPASLIPAPVCSLQGNFEPDFQAEGDLIIAGLFPMHYRVEPPDQNFTYKPAAPQCWGFDPRSFRWAQAMRLAVEEINQSQNLLPNFTLGYKIFDSCATHVAGQRAALAILNGPDLAQSAVCSGTAPVLAVVGDSGSSQSIVVSRTLQPFRIPMISYFSTCSCLSNRKEFPTFFRVIPNDDYQVKAIASLLLRFGWTWVGVVTEDDDYGRFAVQGLLEEVKNSGVCFAYQKMIPKVYSREGILEILDVMKHSTARVVISFAKEGELYPFFKEYMDQNITGIQWIACTAWVTASVFTGSEFYPFLGGSIGFAVRQGQIPGLRDYLVSVNPLTYPSNHLVHKLWGALYGCTLYPSSSRVQASSKLPPCSGLEPLKEQHSAYLNTSSPRVAYNVYKAVYAIAHSLHNLISCKPGRGPFHNSSCADATNIQPWQVQQYLQDVVFTISGEEVDFDAHGDSIPSCDLINWQRGVTGNIEFVNVGLYDGAKDIGNELLIKEEVIMWTGHQTKVLVSVCSESCAPGSRMAVRRGAPVCCFDCVPCDDGKISNENDSVDCTSCPEDYWSNAARTECIPKGIEYLSYDAMGLTLTVIAVLGACLTVAVLGVFLYHRNTPIVKVNNSELSFFILLSLTLCFLCALVFIGEPTSWSCMLRHTAFSITFSLCISCILGKTLVVLAAFTATRPGNNIMKWLGPKQQRFIISVCTFIQVIICAVWLITAPPFPNKNTQYDRSRIILECSVGSEQAFWCVLGYIGFLAALCFILAFLARTLPGNFNEAKYITFSMLIFCAVWLAFIPAYVSSPGKFTVAVEIFAILASSFGLLLCLFAQKCYIIILKPQKNTKQHLMGKVTK, from the exons ATGACGACTCCATTGGTGGTGATGTGGTCCCTATTTTACCACCTCTCTGCTGTCACTCCTGCCAGCCTGATCCCTGCTCCAGTATGTTCTTTGCAGGGCAACTTTGAGCCAGATTTCCAGGCTGAAGGAGACTTAATCATTGCAGGACTTTTCCCCATGCACTACAGGGTTGAGCCACCAGACCAGAACTTCACTTACAAACCAGCTGCTCCACAATGTTGGGG ATTTGACCCCAGATCTTTCCGCTGGGCCCAGGCGATGAGGCTGGCTGTTGAGGAGATCAACCAGAGTCAGAACCTGTTGCCTAATTTCACTCTGGGATACAAGATCTTTGACTCCTGTGCAACACATGTAGCAGGACAAAGGGCAGCTCTGGCAATTCTGAATGGACCAGATTTAGCTCAGAGTGCTGTGTGTTCTGGCACTGCTCCTGTTTTGGCTGTTGTTGGAGATTCTGGGTCTTCTCAGTCCATTGTTGTCTCCAGAACTTTGCAGCCCTTCAGAATTCCAAtg aTCAGTTATTTTTCAACTTGTTCCTGCCTTAGCAACAGGAAAGAATTCCCAACATTTTTTAGAGTAATTCCTAATGATGACTACCAGGTGAAAGCCATTGCAAGCCTCCTGCTGCGATTTGGTTGGACATGGGTTGGTGTTGTCACTGAAGATGATGATTATGGGAGATTTGCTGTACAGGGCCTGTTGGAAGAAGTGAAAAACTCTGGTGTGTGTTTCGCCTATCAGAAAATGATCCCCAAAGTGTACAGTCGTGAAGGGATCCTTGAAATCCTTGACGTGATGAAGCACTCCACTGCAAGAGTGGTTATCAGCTTTGCGAAAGAAGGAGAGCTCTATCCCTTTTTTAAAGAGTACATGGATCAGAACATCACAGGGATACAATGGATTGCCTGTACAGCCTGGGTAACAGCCTCAGTGTTCACAGGCAGTGAGTTCTACCCATTTCTAGGAGGTTCTATTGGTTTTGCGGTCAGGCAGGGGCAAATTCCAGGTCTTAGAGACTATCTGGTGAGTGTAAACCCATTGACATACCCCAGTAACCACCTGGTTCACAAGCTGTGGGGTGCTTTGTATGGTTGCACTCTCTACCCCTCCAGCAGCAGGGTCCAAGCTTCCTCCAAGCTGCCCCCCTGTTCAGGGCTGGAGCCCCTGAAGGAGCAGCACTCTGCCTACCTGAACACCTCCAGCCCTCGTGTTGCCTACAATGTGTACAAAGCTGTGTACGCCATAGCCCACTCCCTGCACAACCTCATCAGCTGTAAGCCTGGGAGAGGGCCCTTCCACAACTCCTCATGTGCTGATGCCACAAACATTCAACCATGGCAG GTTCAGCAGTATCTTCAAGATGTTGTCTTCACTATTTCTGGAGAAGAAGTAGATTTTGATGCACATGGTGATTCAATTCCTTCATGTGATCTGATCAACTGGCAAAGAGGAGTAACTGGAAATATTGAGTTTGTCAATGTGGGTCTGTATGATGGTGCTAAGGATATTGGGAATGAGCTGCTAATCAAAGAGGAGGTGATCATGTGGACTGGCCATCAGACTAAG GTGTTGGTGTCTGTCTGCAGTGAAAGCTGTGCTCCAGGAAGCAGGATGGCTGTGCGTCGTGGGGCGCCTGTGTGCTGCTTTGATTGTGTTCCATGTGACGACGGCAAGATCAGCAATGAGAATG ATTCAGTAGATTGCACATCTTGTCCTGAGGATTACTGGTCCAATGCAGCCAGAACTGAATGCATACCCAAAGGGATTGAGTACCTCTCCTACGATGCAATGGGACTGACCCTGACTGTGATTGCTGTACTAGGAGCCTGCCTGACTGTTGCTGTTCTGGGAGTTTTCCTCTACCACAGGAACACTCCGATTGTCAAAGTCAACaactcagagctgagcttcttcatcctgctctctctgactctgtgcTTCCTGTGTGCGCTGGTGTTCATCGGAGAGCCTACATCATGGTCCTGCATGCTGCGCCATACTGCCTTCAGCATTACTTTCTCACTCTGCATCTCCTGTATCCTGGGGAAGACTCTGGTGGTGCTGGCTGCCTTTACAGCCACCAGGCCTGGAAACAACATCATGAAATGGCTGGGGCCCAAACAGCAGAGATTTATCATATCTGTCTGTACCTTTATACAAGTGATAATCTGTGCAGTGTGGCTGATCACTGCTCCTCCTTTCCCAAATAAAAACACTCAGTATGACCGGTCCAGAATAATCCTGGAGTGTAGTGTTGGTTCTGAACAGGCCTTCTGGTGTGTTTTGGGATACATTGGGTTCCTGGCTGCTCTCTGTTTTATTCTGGCTTTTCTGGCCAGGACGCTTCCAGGTAATTTTAATGAGGCCAAATACATCACCTTCAGCATGCTGATTTTCTGTGCAGTGTGGCTCGCCTTTATACCAGCTTATGTCAGCTCACCTGGAAAGTTCACGGTAGCTGTGGAGATATTTGCAATTCTAGCATCAAGTTTTGGGTTACTGCTGTGCTTATTTGCTCAAAAATGTTACATCATTATACTGAAACCACAGAAAAATACCAAACAACATCTGATGGGAAAAGTTAccaaataa
- the LOC133107499 gene encoding extracellular calcium-sensing receptor-like, whose product MTTPLVVMWSLFYHLSAVTPASLIPAPVCTLQGNFEPDFQADGDLIIGGLFPMHYRVEPPDQNFTYKPAAPQCWGFDPRSFRWAQTMRLAVEEINQSQNLLPNFTLGYKIFDSCATHVAGQRAALAILNGPDLAQSVVCSGTAPVLAVVGDSGTSQSIVVSRTLQPFRIPMISYFSTCSCLSNRKEFPTFFRVIPNDDYQVKAIASLLLRFGWTWVGVVTEDDDYGRFAVQGLLKEVKNSGVCLAYQKMIPKVYSREGILEILDVMKHSTARVVISFAAEGELYPFFKEYMDQNITGIQWIASEAWVTASVFTGSEFYPFLGGSIGFAVRQGQIPGLRDYLVSVNPLRYPSNNLVHKLWGALYGCSLYPSSNRTQTSSQLPPCSGLEPLQEQHSAYLNTSSPRVAYNVYKAVYAIAHSLHNLISCKPRRGPFHNSSCADATNIQPWQVQQYLQDVVFTISGEEVDFDAHGDSIPSYDLINWQRGATGNIEFVNVGLYDGAKDIGNELFIKEEAIMWTGHQTKVLVSVCSESCAPGSRMAVRRGAPVCCFDCVPCDDGKISNENDSVDCTSCPDDYWSNAARTECIPKGIEYLSHDAMGLTLTVIAVLGACLTVAVLGVFLYHRNTPIVKVNNSELSFFILLSLTLCFLCALVFIGEPTSWSCMLRHTAFSITFSLCISCILGKTLVVLAAFTATRPGNNIMKWLGPKQQRFIISVCTFIQVIICAVWLITAPPFPNKNTQYDRSRIILECSVGSEQAFWCVLGYIGFLAALCFILAFLARKLPGNFNEAKYITFSMLIFCAVWLAFIPAYVSSPGKFTVAVEIFAILASSFGLLLCLFAPKCYIIILKPQKNTKQHLMGKVTK is encoded by the exons ATGACGACTCCATTGGTGGTGATGTGGTCCCTATTTTACCACCTCTCTGCTGTCACTCCTGCCAGCCTGATCCCTGCTCCAGTATGTACTTTGCAGGGCAACTTTGAGCCAGATTTCCAGGCTGATGGAGACTTAATCATTGGAGGACTTTTCCCCATGCACTACAGGGTTGAGCCACCAGACCAGAACTTCACTTACAAACCAGCTGCTCCACAATGTTGGGG ATTTGACCCCAGATCTTTCCGCTGGGCCCAGACCATGAGGCTGGCTGTTGAGGAGATCAACCAGAGTCAGAACCTGTTGCCTAACTTCACCCTGGGATACAAAATCTTTGACTCCTGTGCAACACATGTAGCAGGACAAAGGGCAGCTCTGGCAATTCTGAATGGACCAGATTTAGCTcagagtgttgtgtgttctggcACTGCTCCTGTGTTGGCAGTTGTTGGAGATTCTGGGACTTCTCAGTCCATTGTTGTCTCCAGAACTTTGCAGCCCTTCAGAATTCCAAtg aTCAGTTATTTTTCAACTTGTTCCTGCCTTAGCAACAGGAAAGAATTCCCAACATTTTTTAGAGTAATTCCTAATGATGATTACCAGGTGAAAGCCATTGCAAGCCTCCTGCTGCGATTTGGTTGGACATGGGTTGGTGTTGTCACTGAAGATGATGATTATGGGAGATTTGCTGTACAGGGCCTGTTGAAGGAAGTGAAAAactctggtgtgtgtttggcctaTCAGAAAATGATCCCCAAAGTGTACAGTCGTGAAGGGATCCTTGAAATCCTTGATGTGATGAAGCACTCCACTGCAAGAGTGGTTATCAGCTTTGCTGCTGAAGGAGAGCTATATCCCTTTTTTAAAGAGTACATGGATCAGAACATCACAGGAATACAATGGATTGCCAGTGAAGCCTGGGTAACAGCATCAGTGTTCACAGGCAGTGAGTTCTACCCATTTCTAGGAGGTTCTATTGGTTTTGCGGTCAGGCAGGGGCAAATTCCAGGTCTTAGAGACTATCTGGTGAGTGTAAACCCATTGAGATACCCCAGTAACAACCTGGTTCACAAGCTGTGGGGTGCTTTGTACGGTtgctctctctacccctccagCAACAGGACCCAAACTTCCTCCCAGCTGCCCCCCTGTTCAGGGCTGGAACCCCTGCAGGAGCAGCACTCTGCCTACCTGAACACCTCCAGCCCTCGTGTTGCCTACAATGTGTACAAAGCTGTGTACGCCATAGCTCACTCCCTGCACAACCTTATCAGCTGTAAGCCTAGGAGAGGGCCCTTCCACAACTCCTCATGTGCTGATGCCACAAACATTCAACCATGGCAG GTTCAGCAGTATCTTCAGGACGTTGTCTTCACTATTTCTGGAGAAGAAGTTGATTTTGATGCACATGGTGATTCAATTCCTTCATATGATCTGATCAACTGGCAAAGAGGAGCAACTGGAAATATTGAGTTTGTCAATGTGGGTCTGTATGATGGTGCAAAGGACATTGGGAATGAGCTGTTTATCAAGGAGGAGGCGATCATGTGGACTGGCCATCAGACTAAG GTGTTGGTGTCTGTCTGCAGTGAAAGCTGTGCTCCAGGAAGCAGGATGGCTGTGCGTCGTGGGGCGCCTGTGTGCTGCTTTGATTGTGTTCCATGTGACGACGGCAAGATCAGCAATGAGAATG ATTCAGTAGATTGCACATCCTGCCCTGACGATTACTGGTCCAATGCAGCCAGAACTGAATGTATACCCAAAGGGATTGAGTACCTCTCCCATGATGCAATGGGACTGACCCTGACTGTGATTGCTGTACTAGGAGCCTGCCTGACTGTCGCTGTTCTGGGAGTTTTCCTCTACCACAGGAACACTCCGATTGTCAAAGTCAACaactcagagctgagcttcttcatcctgctctctctgactctgtgcTTCCTGTGTGCACTGGTGTTCATCGGAGAGCCTACATCATGGTCCTGCATGCTGCGCCATACTGCCTTCAGCATCACTTTCTCACTCTGCATCTCCTGTATCCTGGGGAAGACTCTGGTGGTGCTGGCTGCCTTTACAGCCACCAGGCCTGGAAACAACATCATGAAATGGCTGGGGCCCAAACAGCAGAGATTTATCATATCTGTCTGTACCTTCATACAAGTGATAATCTGTGCAGTGTGGCTGATCACTGCTCCTCCTTTCCCAAATAAAAACACTCAGTATGACCGGTCCAGAATAATCCTGGAGTGTAGTGTTGGTTCTGAACAGGCCTTCTGGTGTGTTTTGGGATACATTGGGTTCCTGGCTGCTCTCTGTTTTATTCTGGCTTTTCTGGCCAGGAAGCTTCCAGGTAATTTTAATGAGGCCAAATACATCACCTTCAGCATGCTGATCTTCTGTGCAGTCTGGCTTGCCTTTATACCAGCGTATGTCAGCTCACCTGGAAagttcactgtagctgtggagaTATTTGCAATTCTAGCATCAAGTTTTGGGTTACTGCTGTGCTTATTTGCTCCAAAATGTTACATCATTATACTGAAACCACAGAAAAATACCAAACAACATCTGATGGGAAAAGTTAccaaataa